Proteins encoded together in one Synechococcus sp. A15-62 window:
- the infC gene encoding translation initiation factor IF-3 has translation MPPRPRFDRRAPVRELPNINDRINYPQLRVVDSDGAQLGVISREEALDVARDRELDLVLVSEKADPPVCRIMDYGKFKFEQEKKAKEAKKKSHQTEVKEVKMRYKIDQHDYDVRIGQAQRFLKAGDKVKCTVIFRGREIQHTALAETLLRRMAKDLEEKAEIQQAPKREGRNMIMFLTPRKTPLVKKEEKEQAANKAVRTIPAPPRPTAAKVASPQG, from the coding sequence ATGCCCCCACGTCCCCGTTTTGACCGTCGTGCCCCGGTTCGGGAGCTGCCCAACATCAACGACCGGATCAACTACCCCCAGTTGCGGGTGGTCGACTCAGACGGCGCTCAGTTAGGCGTGATCAGCCGCGAAGAAGCCCTGGATGTGGCCCGCGACCGGGAACTGGATCTGGTGCTGGTGAGCGAGAAGGCCGACCCGCCGGTCTGCCGGATCATGGACTACGGCAAGTTCAAGTTCGAACAGGAAAAGAAAGCCAAAGAGGCCAAGAAGAAGTCGCACCAGACCGAAGTCAAGGAGGTCAAGATGCGCTACAAGATCGATCAGCACGACTACGACGTGCGGATCGGTCAGGCCCAGCGCTTCCTCAAGGCGGGCGACAAGGTGAAGTGCACCGTGATCTTCCGTGGCCGCGAGATTCAGCACACCGCGCTGGCGGAAACCCTGCTACGGCGCATGGCCAAGGATCTCGAGGAAAAGGCCGAAATCCAGCAGGCCCCCAAGCGGGAGGGTCGCAACATGATTATGTTCCTCACCCCGCGCAAAACGCCGCTGGTGAAGAAAGAGGAAAAGGAACAGGCCGCCAATAAGGCCGTGCGCACCATCCCCGCGCCACCCAGGCCCACCGCGGCCAAGGTGGCAAGCCCCCAGGGCTAA
- a CDS encoding RpoD/SigA family RNA polymerase sigma factor, translated as MAPAATAASKPKTAAKAAKTVTADVDLVRSYLRDIGRVPLLTHEQEITLGRQVQELMDLESLESELESKAGEKPSRDQLAKASGLSSMQLKRKLQHGRRAKERMVAANLRLVVSVAKKYTKRNMELLDLIQEGTIGLVRGVEKFDPTRGYKFSTYAYWWIRQGITRAIAEKSRTIRLPIHITEMLNKLKKGQRELSQELGRTPTVTELAEFVELPEDDVKDLMCRARQPVSLEMKVGDGDDTELLELLSGDGDLPSDQVEEDCLKGDLRSLLGQLPHLQEQVLRMRYGMDGEDPMSLTGIGRILGMSRDRVRNLERDGLAGLRRVSDQVEAYVAC; from the coding sequence ATGGCTCCGGCTGCGACCGCTGCTTCCAAGCCCAAAACCGCTGCCAAAGCTGCGAAAACCGTCACGGCAGACGTCGATCTGGTTCGTTCTTATTTACGAGACATCGGCCGTGTTCCCCTGCTGACTCACGAGCAGGAAATCACCCTGGGTCGCCAGGTGCAGGAACTGATGGATCTGGAATCGCTCGAGTCTGAGCTGGAGAGCAAGGCTGGTGAAAAGCCCAGTCGTGACCAGCTGGCCAAAGCGTCAGGTCTGTCCTCGATGCAGCTCAAGCGCAAGCTGCAGCACGGCCGTCGCGCCAAGGAGCGGATGGTGGCGGCCAACCTCCGGCTTGTGGTGAGCGTGGCCAAGAAGTACACCAAGCGGAACATGGAACTCCTGGATCTCATCCAGGAAGGAACTATTGGTTTGGTGCGAGGGGTGGAGAAGTTTGATCCCACCCGCGGTTACAAATTTTCCACCTATGCCTACTGGTGGATTCGTCAGGGCATCACACGGGCCATTGCTGAGAAGAGCCGCACGATTCGGCTGCCCATTCACATCACGGAGATGCTGAACAAGCTCAAGAAGGGTCAACGGGAGTTGAGCCAGGAGCTGGGACGCACCCCCACGGTGACCGAGTTGGCCGAGTTCGTTGAGCTGCCGGAAGACGATGTCAAAGATCTGATGTGCCGTGCTCGTCAGCCCGTCAGCCTTGAGATGAAGGTGGGTGATGGTGATGACACCGAGCTGCTGGAGCTGCTCTCCGGCGATGGCGATCTGCCCAGCGATCAGGTGGAAGAGGATTGCTTGAAGGGTGATCTGCGCAGTCTCCTGGGACAGCTGCCTCATCTGCAGGAGCAGGTGCTGCGGATGCGCTACGGCATGGATGGTGAAGATCCGATGAGCCTTACGGGCATCGGCCGGATCCTGGGGATGAGCCGCGACCGTGTTCGCAACCTCGAGCGTGATGGTTTGGCCGGCCTGCGCCGGGTCAGTGATCAGGTGGAGGCTTACGTCGCCTGCTGA
- a CDS encoding alpha/beta fold hydrolase, with the protein MGDPNAEEAVLLIHGFGANTNHWRFNQPVLAELLPTYAIDLLGFGRSDQPRARLKDEPVSADAVHYGFDLWGQQVADFCAAVVQRPVRLVGNSIGGVVALRAAQLLGENCRGVVLIDCAQRLMDDKQLATQPAWMAWIRPLLKTMVRQRWLSTALFRNAARSGVIRSVLKQAYPSGANIDEDLVDLLFQPTQREGAAEAFRGFINLFDDHLAPRLMAEMSTPVDLIWGEQDPWEPITEAERWARTLNCVESLSVIPNAGHCPHDEAPDQVNPVLQMLINKKSIQQAT; encoded by the coding sequence ATGGGCGACCCCAATGCCGAAGAGGCCGTGCTGTTGATTCATGGCTTCGGGGCCAACACCAACCACTGGCGCTTCAACCAGCCAGTGCTGGCCGAACTGCTGCCCACCTACGCCATCGATCTGCTCGGCTTCGGGCGCAGCGATCAGCCTCGGGCTCGCTTGAAGGATGAACCCGTTTCAGCGGATGCCGTTCATTACGGCTTCGACCTCTGGGGCCAGCAGGTGGCTGACTTCTGCGCTGCGGTGGTGCAACGGCCGGTTCGACTGGTGGGCAACTCGATCGGCGGAGTTGTCGCCCTCCGTGCCGCTCAGCTATTGGGCGAGAACTGCCGCGGCGTGGTGCTGATCGACTGCGCCCAGCGCTTGATGGACGACAAGCAACTGGCCACACAACCGGCTTGGATGGCCTGGATCCGGCCACTGCTGAAAACAATGGTGCGGCAGCGCTGGCTCAGCACCGCACTGTTCCGCAATGCGGCACGTTCTGGGGTGATCCGCAGCGTGTTGAAGCAGGCCTATCCCAGTGGCGCCAACATCGATGAGGACTTGGTGGATCTGCTGTTTCAACCAACTCAACGCGAAGGTGCCGCCGAGGCTTTCCGCGGATTCATCAACCTGTTCGACGACCATCTCGCCCCACGGTTGATGGCAGAGATGTCGACCCCTGTGGATCTGATCTGGGGTGAGCAGGATCCCTGGGAGCCAATTACTGAAGCCGAGCGCTGGGCCCGGACATTGAACTGCGTTGAATCCCTCTCAGTGATTCCAAACGCAGGCCACTGTCCTCACGACGAAGCACCGGATCAGGTCAATCCGGTGCTTCAAATGCTGATCAACAAGAAATCAATTCAGCAGGCGACGTAA
- the mgtE gene encoding magnesium transporter — protein sequence MTEASGLSSAGVSVEPDLLAEAVSQELAAMLQAGNYDAVKLLLEPVQPVDIAEAIGSLPANLQAIAFRLLSKDEAISVYEYLDTATQQSLLSLLRSGEMREVMEEMSPDDRARLFEELPAKVVRQLLSELSPDERKVTAELLGYRSETAGRLMTTEYIAFKENQTAAVALEIVRRRARDTETIYSLYVTDAERRLTGILSLRDLVTADPQARIGDVMTEEVLSVSTDTDQEKVARTIQRYDFLAVPVVDLEQRLVGIVTVDDVIDVIEQEATRDLYAAGAVQAGDDDDYFSSNLFTVARRRVVWLAVLVLASFFTSEVIAANEDVLQRVVLLAAFIPLLGGTGGNVGAQSSTVVIRGLSTQSISSLGPLRAIGREAMAGALLGLLMMLLVVPFAWWRGESALVGLSVGMSLLAITTLAATAGAAFPLLFDRMGLDPALMSTPFITTCTDVAGTLIYLKTAGWLLIHLPQLVQAAGISTHFFVFGVF from the coding sequence ATGACGGAGGCATCGGGGCTGAGCAGTGCTGGCGTGAGCGTGGAACCCGACTTGCTAGCCGAAGCGGTTTCCCAGGAACTCGCCGCGATGCTTCAGGCGGGCAATTACGACGCCGTGAAACTGCTGCTGGAACCGGTGCAGCCGGTGGACATCGCCGAGGCGATCGGCAGTCTTCCGGCCAATCTGCAGGCGATTGCCTTTCGCCTGCTCAGCAAGGATGAAGCCATCAGTGTTTACGAATACCTCGACACCGCCACGCAGCAAAGCCTGCTGAGCCTGCTGCGCTCTGGCGAGATGCGGGAGGTGATGGAGGAGATGTCGCCGGATGATCGCGCCCGATTGTTCGAGGAGTTGCCGGCCAAGGTGGTGCGGCAGCTGTTGAGCGAGCTCAGCCCGGATGAACGCAAGGTGACCGCTGAGTTGCTGGGCTACCGCTCCGAAACGGCCGGTCGTTTGATGACGACCGAATACATCGCGTTCAAGGAAAACCAAACCGCCGCAGTGGCGCTGGAGATCGTGCGGCGCCGTGCTCGCGACACCGAGACGATTTATTCCCTCTACGTGACGGACGCCGAGCGACGCCTCACCGGCATCCTCTCGCTGCGGGATCTGGTCACAGCAGACCCCCAGGCCCGCATTGGCGATGTGATGACGGAGGAGGTGCTCAGTGTCAGCACTGACACGGATCAGGAGAAGGTGGCCCGCACGATTCAGCGCTACGACTTCCTCGCCGTTCCCGTGGTGGATCTGGAGCAGCGTCTCGTGGGCATCGTCACGGTGGATGACGTGATCGACGTGATTGAGCAGGAGGCCACCCGTGATCTCTACGCGGCCGGCGCGGTGCAGGCCGGCGATGACGATGACTACTTCAGCAGCAATCTGTTCACCGTCGCTCGCCGCCGTGTGGTGTGGCTGGCGGTGCTTGTGCTGGCCAGCTTTTTCACCTCAGAGGTGATCGCCGCCAATGAAGATGTGCTGCAGCGGGTGGTCTTGCTGGCGGCGTTCATCCCCTTGCTCGGTGGCACTGGCGGCAACGTGGGGGCCCAGAGTTCCACGGTGGTGATCCGTGGTTTGAGCACCCAGAGCATTTCCAGTCTTGGCCCCCTGCGGGCGATTGGCCGAGAAGCCATGGCGGGGGCGTTGCTGGGGTTGTTGATGATGCTTTTGGTGGTTCCCTTCGCCTGGTGGCGCGGCGAAAGCGCACTGGTGGGCCTCTCGGTGGGGATGAGCCTGCTCGCGATCACCACCCTGGCGGCTACGGCCGGTGCAGCGTTCCCACTGCTGTTTGACCGCATGGGTCTGGATCCTGCGTTGATGTCCACACCCTTCATCACCACCTGCACGGACGTGGCGGGAACGCTGATCTACCTGAAGACGGCGGGGTGGCTGCTGATCCACCTGCCGCAGCTGGTGCAAGCCGCAGGTATTTCTACCCATTTCTTTGTTTTCGGGGTTTTCTGA
- the miaA gene encoding tRNA (adenosine(37)-N6)-dimethylallyltransferase MiaA → MTSSNPLVITLLGPTASGKTALALDIAERLDLPVINVDSRQLYKEMDLGTAKPTAEQQARVPHHLLDLRTPDQPITLQEFQAIATPCINAALEQRGVALLVGGSGLYLKALTSGLQPPAVAPQPQLREQLTALGQQICHPLLQAADPEAAAKIAPADAVRTQRALEVLYASGQPMSRQATATPPPWNVLELGLNPANLRQRIQQRTEQLYRDGLVDETRLLSERYGADLPLLQTIGYGEALQVIGGSLTTTEAVRITSQRTRQFAKRQRTWFRRQHNPHWLPDQATLTDAMTLIEQHLR, encoded by the coding sequence TTGACCAGCTCCAACCCCCTGGTGATCACCCTGCTCGGGCCCACAGCCAGCGGCAAGACCGCCCTGGCGTTGGACATCGCCGAACGGCTGGATCTGCCGGTGATCAACGTGGATTCCCGCCAGCTCTACAAGGAGATGGATCTGGGCACCGCCAAGCCAACGGCGGAGCAGCAGGCGCGGGTGCCGCACCATCTGCTGGACCTGCGCACGCCCGATCAACCGATCACGCTGCAGGAATTTCAGGCGATCGCCACCCCTTGCATCAACGCTGCTCTAGAGCAGCGGGGCGTGGCGTTGCTGGTAGGAGGCAGCGGCCTCTATCTCAAGGCCCTCACCAGTGGCCTTCAGCCTCCGGCCGTGGCACCCCAGCCACAACTTCGCGAGCAACTCACGGCCCTGGGGCAGCAGATCTGCCACCCCCTGCTGCAGGCCGCCGACCCCGAGGCCGCCGCCAAAATCGCCCCTGCCGATGCGGTGCGCACCCAACGCGCCCTGGAGGTGCTCTACGCCTCCGGTCAACCGATGAGCCGCCAGGCCACAGCCACACCTCCGCCCTGGAACGTGCTGGAACTGGGCCTCAACCCGGCCAACCTGCGCCAGCGCATCCAGCAACGCACCGAGCAGCTTTACCGCGATGGTTTGGTGGACGAGACCCGGCTCCTGAGCGAGCGCTACGGCGCTGACCTGCCGCTACTGCAGACCATCGGCTACGGCGAAGCGCTGCAGGTGATCGGCGGCAGCCTGACCACAACAGAAGCGGTGCGAATCACCAGCCAACGCACCCGTCAGTTCGCCAAACGCCAACGCACCTGGTTCCGGCGTCAGCACAACCCCCACTGGCTGCCCGACCAGGCAACCCTGACGGATGCGATGACGTTGATCGAGCAACATCTAAGGTGA
- a CDS encoding dienelactone hydrolase family protein, whose amino-acid sequence MLPEVFGVNGWVRSVADRLAAHGHPALAVPLFARTGPNLELAYEPSDLAEGRRHKDATTSEQILADVAAAVAWLRAQYPEAAIHVVGFCFGGHAAFLAATLPGVEHAFDFYGAGVSRMRPGGGEPSLSLLPNIEARLTCVFGTADPLIPAEDRETIGAALRKVDPAGQRLRSLAYADADHGFMCEARSSFNPQASAQGWSLLLGDDPRI is encoded by the coding sequence GTGCTACCTGAGGTGTTCGGTGTGAATGGTTGGGTTCGCAGCGTGGCCGATCGCCTGGCCGCCCATGGCCATCCGGCCCTGGCGGTGCCTTTGTTTGCCCGCACGGGTCCCAATCTTGAGTTGGCCTATGAACCGTCTGATTTAGCTGAAGGGCGGCGGCACAAGGACGCCACCACCAGTGAGCAGATCCTTGCTGATGTTGCTGCGGCCGTGGCCTGGTTGCGGGCCCAATACCCCGAAGCTGCCATCCATGTGGTGGGCTTCTGCTTCGGTGGGCATGCTGCCTTTTTGGCGGCGACGTTGCCCGGGGTTGAGCATGCCTTTGATTTTTACGGCGCAGGCGTGAGCCGGATGCGGCCCGGTGGAGGTGAGCCGTCCTTAAGTCTGTTGCCCAACATCGAAGCGCGGCTCACCTGTGTGTTCGGAACGGCCGATCCCTTAATCCCTGCTGAGGATCGCGAAACGATTGGAGCCGCCCTGCGCAAAGTCGATCCCGCCGGCCAGCGTTTGCGTTCTCTGGCGTATGCCGACGCCGACCATGGCTTCATGTGTGAAGCCCGCAGCAGCTTCAATCCCCAGGCCTCAGCCCAGGGATGGAGCCTGCTGCTTGGTGACGACCCAAGGATTTAG
- a CDS encoding GntR family transcriptional regulator, which translates to MRFHIQQESDIPASTQLYNQICFAIAARHYPPGHRLPSTRQLAMQTGLHRNTISKVYRQLETDGVVEAMAGSGIYVRDQQKPREIKTPPHIRNRGVTDLDREVRKCVDGLLNAGCTLQQTRELLTREIDWRLRCGARVLVSTPREDIGASMLIAEELEPCLDVPVEVVPLEELESVLENSSNGTVVTSRYFLQPVEELAKKHSVRAVAVDLNDFRQELAMLKELRPGSCVGLVSISPGILRAAEVILHSMRGNELLLMTATPDVGSRLLALLRASSHVLCDRPSLPLVEQSLRQNRSQLMRMPQVHCAESYLSTDTIDLLRKEIGLQIPAAAS; encoded by the coding sequence GTGCGATTCCATATCCAACAGGAAAGTGACATTCCGGCATCGACGCAGCTCTACAACCAGATCTGTTTTGCCATCGCAGCGCGGCATTACCCGCCGGGACATCGCTTGCCGAGCACCCGCCAGTTGGCCATGCAAACGGGGTTGCACCGCAACACGATCAGCAAGGTGTACCGCCAACTGGAAACCGATGGCGTGGTGGAGGCCATGGCCGGCTCTGGCATCTACGTGCGCGACCAGCAGAAACCCAGGGAAATCAAAACGCCTCCGCACATCCGCAACCGGGGCGTCACCGACCTCGACCGGGAAGTGCGCAAGTGCGTGGATGGCCTGCTCAATGCAGGATGCACCCTGCAGCAAACCCGCGAATTACTGACCCGTGAGATCGACTGGCGGCTGCGTTGCGGCGCCCGCGTGCTGGTCAGCACACCCCGGGAAGACATCGGCGCCTCGATGCTGATCGCAGAGGAATTGGAACCCTGCCTGGATGTACCGGTGGAAGTGGTGCCGCTGGAGGAACTAGAAAGCGTGCTGGAGAATTCCAGCAATGGCACCGTGGTGACCAGCCGTTATTTCCTCCAACCAGTGGAGGAGCTGGCCAAGAAACACAGCGTCCGGGCCGTGGCGGTTGACCTCAACGACTTCCGCCAGGAACTGGCCATGCTCAAGGAACTGCGCCCCGGCAGCTGCGTGGGCCTGGTGAGCATCAGCCCCGGCATTTTGCGGGCCGCGGAAGTGATTCTCCACTCAATGCGTGGCAATGAATTGCTGCTGATGACCGCCACACCGGATGTGGGCAGCCGCCTGCTGGCCCTTTTACGGGCCTCAAGCCACGTGCTCTGCGATCGACCCAGCCTTCCCCTGGTGGAACAGAGCCTGCGCCAGAATCGCTCCCAGCTGATGCGCATGCCCCAGGTGCATTGCGCCGAGAGCTACCTCAGCACCGATACGATCGATTTGCTCCGTAAGGAGATTGGTCTGCAAATTCCGGCCGCCGCCAGCTAA
- a CDS encoding SH3 domain-containing protein has product MTAVRSGTVSTSSVLRWSWLLGVALIAPAALPAGGADRRQPQPRRRVSSGQLHIATDQPLRLSPLAVAPRLSTLKAGSSLRLLRRWSTADGQDWLHVQTLSGDQRRGWLRA; this is encoded by the coding sequence ATGACGGCTGTTCGTTCAGGGACTGTTTCGACGAGCAGTGTTCTGCGGTGGAGTTGGCTGCTGGGGGTGGCGTTAATTGCTCCGGCTGCCCTGCCTGCGGGAGGTGCTGATCGGCGTCAACCGCAGCCACGTCGCCGTGTGTCCTCCGGCCAACTGCACATCGCCACCGATCAGCCTCTCCGGCTCAGTCCGCTGGCGGTGGCTCCTCGGTTGAGCACCCTCAAGGCGGGCTCATCCCTGCGCCTGTTGCGCCGTTGGTCGACCGCCGATGGCCAGGATTGGTTGCACGTGCAGACGCTCTCGGGAGATCAACGTCGTGGCTGGCTCCGCGCCTGA
- the gyrB gene encoding DNA topoisomerase (ATP-hydrolyzing) subunit B: MSDASKVQNAYGAEQIQVLEGLEPVRKRPGMYIGSTGPRGLHHLVYEVVDNSVDEALAGHCDRIVVVLGEDGSASVSDNGRGIPTDVHPRTGKSALETVLTVLHAGGKFGAGGYKVSGGLHGVGVSVVNALSEWVQVTVRRQGQVHRQRFERGAAIGALASESQPAAESGETGTTVCFKPDLEIFTGGIVFDYATLSARLRELAYLNGGVRIVFRDERESARDEEGNPHEETYFYEGGIKEYVAYMNKEKDALHPDIIYVNSEKDGVQVEAALQWCSDAYSDSILGFANNIRTVDGGTHIEGLKTVLTRTLNAFAKKLGKRKESDSNLAGENIREGLTAVLSVKVPEPEFEGQTKTKLGNTEVRGIVDNLVGEALSQFLEFNPSVIGLILEKAIQAFNAAEAARRARELVRRKSVLESSTLPGKLADCSSRDPGESEIYIVEGDSAGGSAKQGRDRRFQAILPLRGKILNIEKTDDAKIYKNTEIQALITALGLGIKGEDFDVKNLRYHRVVIMTDADVDGAHIRTLLLTFFYRYQKELVEGGYIYIACPPLYKVERGKNHTYCYNEGDLQKTLEGFGEKANYTIQRFKGLGEMMPKQLWETTMDPTTRTMKRVEIEDALEADRIFTILMGDKVAPRREFIETHSAELDMAALDI; this comes from the coding sequence ATGAGCGACGCTTCCAAGGTCCAGAACGCCTACGGCGCCGAGCAGATTCAGGTGCTGGAGGGCCTTGAGCCCGTCCGCAAGCGCCCTGGCATGTACATCGGCTCCACCGGGCCGCGGGGTTTGCACCACCTGGTGTACGAGGTTGTTGATAACTCGGTGGATGAAGCCCTGGCGGGCCATTGCGACCGCATTGTTGTGGTCCTGGGGGAAGACGGTTCCGCCTCAGTGAGCGACAACGGCCGCGGCATTCCCACAGATGTGCACCCGCGCACTGGCAAGAGCGCCTTGGAGACGGTGCTCACGGTCCTGCACGCCGGCGGCAAATTCGGCGCCGGTGGTTACAAGGTGTCCGGCGGTCTGCACGGCGTTGGCGTCTCGGTGGTGAATGCCCTGAGCGAATGGGTGCAGGTGACCGTGCGCCGGCAGGGCCAGGTGCATCGCCAGCGTTTTGAGCGCGGCGCTGCCATCGGGGCGCTGGCGTCGGAGTCGCAGCCCGCAGCGGAATCCGGTGAGACCGGCACCACGGTCTGTTTCAAGCCCGACCTTGAAATCTTCACCGGCGGCATCGTCTTCGATTACGCCACTCTTTCGGCTCGTCTCCGGGAACTGGCCTATCTCAACGGCGGCGTGCGGATTGTCTTCCGCGATGAGCGGGAGTCAGCCCGGGATGAGGAAGGGAATCCCCATGAGGAGACTTACTTCTACGAAGGCGGCATCAAGGAATACGTCGCCTACATGAACAAGGAGAAGGATGCCCTTCATCCGGACATCATTTATGTGAATTCCGAGAAGGACGGTGTTCAGGTGGAGGCAGCCCTGCAGTGGTGCTCCGATGCCTATTCCGACAGCATCCTTGGCTTCGCCAACAACATCCGCACCGTTGATGGCGGCACCCACATTGAAGGCCTGAAGACGGTGCTCACCCGCACCCTCAATGCCTTTGCCAAGAAACTGGGCAAACGCAAGGAATCCGATTCCAATCTTGCGGGGGAGAACATCCGCGAAGGCCTGACGGCAGTGCTCTCGGTGAAGGTGCCGGAACCGGAATTCGAAGGTCAGACCAAGACCAAGCTCGGCAACACCGAGGTGCGGGGCATCGTCGACAACCTTGTGGGAGAAGCCCTCAGCCAGTTCCTCGAGTTCAATCCCTCCGTGATCGGCCTGATCCTCGAGAAGGCGATCCAGGCGTTCAATGCCGCTGAGGCCGCCCGCCGGGCACGCGAACTGGTACGGCGCAAGAGCGTGCTGGAGAGTTCAACCCTGCCCGGAAAACTGGCCGACTGCAGCTCCCGCGATCCCGGTGAATCCGAGATCTACATCGTGGAGGGCGACTCTGCCGGTGGCTCGGCCAAGCAGGGCCGCGACCGTCGCTTCCAGGCGATCCTGCCGCTGCGGGGCAAGATCCTCAACATCGAGAAGACCGACGACGCCAAGATCTACAAGAACACTGAGATTCAGGCGCTGATCACCGCCTTGGGCCTGGGGATCAAGGGCGAGGACTTCGATGTGAAGAACCTCCGCTACCACCGGGTCGTGATCATGACCGACGCCGACGTGGATGGTGCCCACATCCGCACCCTGCTGCTCACCTTCTTCTACCGCTATCAGAAGGAGCTGGTGGAAGGCGGTTACATCTACATCGCCTGCCCACCGCTCTACAAAGTTGAGCGCGGCAAGAACCACACCTATTGCTACAACGAAGGCGATCTGCAAAAGACCCTGGAGGGCTTCGGCGAGAAGGCCAACTACACGATCCAGCGCTTCAAGGGTCTTGGCGAAATGATGCCCAAGCAGCTCTGGGAAACCACCATGGATCCCACTACGCGCACGATGAAGCGGGTGGAGATCGAGGATGCCCTCGAGGCCGATCGCATCTTCACGATCCTGATGGGCGACAAGGTGGCTCCTCGTCGGGAATTCATCGAGACCCACAGCGCCGAGCTGGACATGGCAGCCCTCGACATTTGA
- a CDS encoding glutathione peroxidase, translating to MAISVSAVSVTTPDGSSKSLGDYAGKVLLIVNVASRCGFTKQYAGLQALNEAYAATGLAVLGFPCNDFGAQEPGTLDEIKSFCSTTYGTDFELFEKVHAKGSTTEPYTTLNQMDPAGDVEWNFEKFLVGKDGTVIARFKSGVTPEDLKSAIEAALAA from the coding sequence ATGGCGATCAGCGTCAGCGCCGTCTCTGTCACCACCCCTGACGGCAGCAGCAAATCCCTGGGCGACTACGCCGGCAAGGTGCTGCTGATCGTGAACGTGGCCAGCCGCTGTGGCTTCACCAAGCAATACGCGGGTTTGCAGGCTCTGAACGAGGCCTACGCCGCCACGGGCCTGGCAGTGCTGGGTTTCCCTTGCAACGACTTCGGCGCCCAGGAGCCCGGCACCCTCGACGAGATCAAGAGTTTCTGCTCCACCACCTACGGCACTGACTTCGAACTGTTCGAGAAAGTGCACGCCAAGGGGAGCACCACCGAGCCTTACACGACCCTCAACCAGATGGATCCCGCCGGTGATGTGGAGTGGAACTTCGAGAAATTCCTGGTGGGCAAGGACGGCACCGTGATCGCCCGCTTCAAGAGCGGCGTCACCCCCGAAGACCTCAAGTCGGCGATTGAGGCGGCGCTGGCGGCTTGA
- a CDS encoding CrcB family protein, whose protein sequence is MPETKPILQLELQELLLVGVGAVPGALLRWQLALRLGDQNLLVNVLGAAFLGLLAGLPVAPRRQLLLGIGFCGSLTTFSSWMLAAMKHLSSGDWAAALGLIALTLGLGLGAAALGFSLGRRLKPPAPPQSPT, encoded by the coding sequence ATGCCTGAGACCAAACCAATCCTGCAACTGGAACTGCAGGAGTTGCTGCTTGTTGGCGTGGGCGCTGTTCCCGGAGCGCTGCTGCGCTGGCAATTGGCCCTTCGTCTGGGGGACCAGAACCTGCTGGTGAATGTTCTTGGGGCTGCCTTCTTGGGCTTGCTGGCGGGGCTCCCAGTTGCCCCACGGCGACAGTTGCTGCTGGGCATTGGCTTCTGCGGTTCGCTCACCACCTTCAGCAGCTGGATGCTGGCGGCCATGAAGCATCTGAGTTCCGGTGACTGGGCCGCCGCATTGGGCTTGATTGCGCTGACCCTCGGGCTGGGGCTGGGTGCCGCAGCCCTGGGGTTCAGCCTGGGGCGACGGCTCAAGCCGCCAGCGCCGCCTCAATCGCCGACTTGA
- a CDS encoding CrcB family protein: protein MAGSAPEAVLVGLGAIPGAWLRLKVVNHFQPMVPKKHWGTFVVNVVACFALGLVLALNETCTASTGIALLMGVGFFGSLSTFSTFAVELLNELRAGQAITAVVLALASIGAGLLASALGYGLGTHA from the coding sequence GTGGCTGGCTCCGCGCCTGAGGCGGTTTTGGTGGGTCTTGGGGCGATCCCCGGGGCCTGGCTGCGCCTGAAGGTGGTGAACCATTTTCAACCCATGGTGCCGAAAAAGCACTGGGGCACTTTCGTTGTGAATGTGGTGGCCTGTTTTGCTCTGGGTCTGGTGCTGGCGCTGAATGAAACCTGCACCGCCAGTACAGGCATTGCTCTGCTGATGGGGGTGGGATTTTTCGGCAGCCTCAGCACCTTTTCCACCTTTGCGGTGGAGCTGCTGAACGAGCTGCGGGCTGGCCAGGCGATCACTGCTGTGGTGCTGGCGCTGGCCTCGATCGGGGCGGGTTTGCTGGCCTCTGCTTTGGGTTACGGATTGGGGACCCATGCCTGA